A DNA window from Brassica napus cultivar Da-Ae chromosome C1, Da-Ae, whole genome shotgun sequence contains the following coding sequences:
- the LOC106349055 gene encoding uncharacterized protein LOC106349055, with the protein MKQVMASMVTQAPLKSLIEALLLISISFMPLSSAYRPGDIVAMSKMGQYHSSRTTWHDVIGKHCPIFAVNREVLIPIAKPVGYTGTDPYKIKFQVGSEKFLIHWLLVINRKSSEVPMIDVNLRYSGGDLLGVTAQVVDMPLSYLNTHPEIRKQFWDPQHWPKHVLVRYTWKEQSEIDVSSGFYVLFGSALTFSFVLSIYVLQSSREKLARFVRETVVESSSNVGEFGKVE; encoded by the exons ATGAAGCAAGTTATGGCGAGCATGGTTACGCAGGCACCATTGAAGTCGTTAATTGAAGCTCTACTTCTGATATCGATATCATTTATGCCTCTCTCCAGCGCTTACCGACCAGGAGATATCGTGGCGATGAGCAAGATGGGACAGTACCATTCG TCGAGAACGACTTGGCATGATGTGATCGGAAAGCATTGCCCGATCTTCGCCGTTAATCGCGAG GTGCTGATCCCCATAGCGAAACCAGTTGGCTACACTGGAACAGATCCTTATAAGAT AAAATTCCAAGTTGGAAGTGAGAAATTTCTGATACACTGGCTTTTGGTGATAAACCGGAAGAGTTCAGAAGTTCCAATGATCGATGTCAATTTG AGATATTCTGGAGGAGATTTGCTTGGAGTAACAGCTCAAGTTGTCGATATGCCTCTTAGCT ATTTGAATACACACCCGGAGATCCGCAAGCAGTTCTGGGATCCTCAACACTGGCCGAAACATGTTCTTGTTAGATACACATG GAAGGAGCAGTCAGAGATTGATGTTTCCTCTGGATTTTATGTCCTCTTTGGCTCAG CTCTCACATTCTCTTTCGTACTCTCCATTTACGTCTTACAATCTTCACGAGAGAAGCTGGCAAG GTTTGTAAGAGAGACGGTTGTGGAAAGCAGCTCGAATGTTGGAGAGTTTGGCAAGGTTGAGTGA
- the LOC106349054 gene encoding non-specific lipid-transfer protein 5-like, which produces MEGFLKLSTLLIVCMLVSAPMASEAAISCGAVASNLGQCINYLTRGGFVPRGCCSGVQRLHSMARTTRDRQQACRCIQGAARALGSRLNPGRAARLPGACRVRISYPISARTNCNNIR; this is translated from the exons ATGGAGGGCTTCTTAAAGCTGTCAACATTGTTGATTGTGTGCATGTTAGTGTCTGCTCCAATGGCATCAGAGGCAGCAATCTCGTGTGGCGCCGTCGCCAGCAACTTGGGGCAATGCATTAACTACCTGACCAGAGGCGGTTTCGTTCCTCGAGGATGTTGTTCGGGTGTTCAGAGGCTCCATAGCATGGCTCGGACCACACGTGATCGGCAACAAGCTTGTCGCTGCATTCAAGGAGCAGCTAGAGCCTTGGGTTCCAGACTTAACCCAGGCCGTGCTGCTCGTCTTCCTGGTGCTTGCCGTGTTAGGATCTCTTACCCCATCAGCGCAAGAACCAACTGTAACAA CATCCGGTGA
- the LOC106352300 gene encoding non-specific lipid-transfer protein 12, with amino-acid sequence MAFASKIITCLLILTIYIAAPTESHITCGTVTSTMTQCISYLTNGGPLPSSCCVAVKSLNQMAQTTPDRRQVCECLKSAGKEIKGLNIDLVAALPTTCGVSLSYPIGFNTNCDSISIAV; translated from the exons atggcGTTTGCTTCAAAGATCATCACATGCCTCCTCATCCTTACGATCTACATTGCAGCTCCAACAGAGTCACACATAACGTGTGGGACAGTGACAAGCACAATGACACAGTGCATCAGCTACTTGACCAACGGTGGTCCATTGCCGTCAAGCTGCTGTGTGGCAGTCAAATCATTGAACCAAATGGCTCAGACCACACCAGATCGCCGACAAGTATGTGAGTGCCTTAAATCAGCCGGTAAGGAAATTAAAGGCCTCAATATCGACCTTGTGGCCGCACTCCCTACCACTTGTGGTGTTTCACTTTCATACCCCATTGGTTTCAACACCAATTGTGACAG TATATCGATTGCCGTGTGA
- the LOC111207230 gene encoding uncharacterized protein LOC111207230, with protein MFFFRRDEPPPLIVRRRFRRGTSSVTQSTSPASSPVAATTPPAAPTPPAARTPPSVASGPSQSSRGGGLPTTMTVAELVRQPGRESLQRLDPNYLIVPNTTWFDLSGNGITNSLLRMEYTMLKRGYPTFYDMPAEDQELWFRQFAQEFTWESGITEQVKIVFRRKAASHYTKRINEWKQKFDVGEVPKHINPDVWRDLCGHWTKDETKSLSTINSQNRCSSRGGKGMFVHNLGATSLQTRALQLMKENGGVPVDDFTLMKNAYTNKKTGVIQDGLIQDVIQVVENRKEDLLATQASMCEEGDSASSNSLTVEQLNNLVLEAVPRKKGRYVGLARSTGGASSSSSAHYPLVHELMEQIKTKDTEIEFLKNDNAEIRVELQQNRTTMEQNNVLTQTLLQKFRSRFGEDF; from the exons atgtttttttttcgtaGGGATGAACCACCTCCTCTTATAGTTAGACGTCGTTTTCGCCGGGGTACTTCTTCAGTCACTCAGAGTACGTCACCCGCTAGTAGCCCAGTTGCAGCTACCACTCCTCCAGCAGCCCCCACCCCTCCAGCAGCCCGCACCCCCCCTTCTGTAGCTTCCGGCCCTTCTCAAAGTTCAAGAGGAGGAGGATTGCCTACTACGATGACTGTTGCGGAGTTAGTTAGGCAACCTGGCCGAGAATCGCTTCAGCGCCTTGATCCAAATTATCTTATTGTCCCAAACACCACTTG GTTTGATTTGTCTGGCAATGGTATCACCAACAGCCTTCTTAGGATGGAGTACACGATGCTAAAGCGTGGTTATCCAACTTTCTATGACATGCCTGCAGAAGATCAAGAACTTTGGTTTCGGCAATTTGCG CAAGAGTTCACTTGGGAATCAGGGATTACCGAACAAGTGAAAATTGTTTTCCGCCGCAAAGCAGCTTCGCACTACACCAAGCGGATCAATGAGTGGAAGCAAAAATTCGATGTTGGTGAGGTCCCGAAGCACATCAACCCAGACGTTTGGCGGGATTTGTGTGGTCATTGGACGAAAGATGAGACAAAGTCTTTGTCGACAATCAACTCGCAAAATCGGTGTAGCAGCCGTGGCGGGAAAGGGATGTTTGTCCACAACTTAGGGGCAACAAGTTTACAGACCCGAGCACTTCAGCTA atGAAGGAAAACGGTGGAGTTCCCGTAGATGATTTTACCCTGATGAAGAATGcctataccaacaagaagactggCGTGATTCAGGATGGACTTATTCAGGACGTAATCCAGGTCGTGGAAAATCGAAAAGAGGATCTCCTCGCGACTCAAGCTTCTATGTGTGAAGAAGGCGATTCTGCATCTTCCAACTCCTTAACCGTAGAGCAACTCAACAACCTTGTTCTCGAG GCTGTTCCAAGGAAAAAGGGCCGTTATGTTGGATTGGCTCGTTCGACCGGaggggcttcttcttcttcttcagctcacTATCCACTGGTTCATGAGCTTATGGAGCAGATTAAGACCAAAGATACGGAGATTGAGTTCCTCAAGAATGACAATGCTGAAATCCGGGTTGAGCTGCAGCAAAACCGAACGACTATGGAGCAAAACAATGTTCTCACCCAGACCTTGTTGCAGAAGTTTAGGAGCCGATTCGGTGAAGacttttag